The Pochonia chlamydosporia 170 chromosome Unknown PCv3seq00021, whole genome shotgun sequence DNA window GCTCCTGGGGTAACGCCTTCGAGACCGTCTTCGTATGACAGCACCAGAACGTCCATGTGGGACCAAAAGTAAAATGGCCAATTGTGCTCATGGGACAAGTGGATATAAAAATTCTGAAGTTGCGCAAAGTTCATGAGCACAGGCGTTCGTATGATATTAACGCCCAGGTTCTTTAGCTGGGCGTAGTCGAGGTGGAAAGGATTTTGTAGCGAGAGCTTTCCTTGTTCGTTGGCGCGCTGCGCTCCTGTATTTTCGATAACGTGTATCTGCTCTGGAGGCCACCCTGCCGTGATATATGATACGACAGCCTGAAGTAGTATTGGCCAGGTACGCGTGAAGCCGATAAGGAGAGGCGGAGCGTAGTTGATGCCATATTTCTTGTGGAGCTCCCTCTTTGGCGCATTCCACGTCGGAACAGGGGGCGGCGTGGACGCCGCGAGTGCTGGAAAAGGGTCCTTGATAGGTAGAGGTATCCAGGATGGCTTCGGCAGATATTTCGGTCCCGGTGCAGCCTTCGTCTCGGCTGCGTTTGGTGGAGAAACATATTGAAGTAGCTCCCCGCGTCCGACCTTGGTGTATGTGATAAGTAATAGCACAGTTAAGGATGCAACGATGCTTGCCACAAGGGCATGGCGGCGACCTGGCATGGCGTTCTTGAGGACTGTGATCCGAAGGCGGCCGATTCCTCGGAATTGATAGCTACGCATCACCCCCTTCGAGTTCAGGTTCCAAGTGAACATGAACGATCCATGGAATGTTATGACATCGGAAGGTATACGCAATAACCGTGGATCGTGATAGGCGCCGCAAGTTAGTGATACCAATCTTTTCGCTGAAGTCTCGAGACGGTCGCTGGCACAAAAGACAAGGACGTTGGAGTTGCACACTATTGTGTACAGTATATGGGAACCATGTGAAAACAAAAATAGGTTGTGGGAGCGAAGCACGAATTCGATCGTGAATAGTCAAACCTCGACACAGCCACTCTCGTCAAGTGGACCCACACACCTGAAACCATGCGTGCGTGGACAACAGACACCACCATCCCTGTAGCCACCTGCTAAGGCTCTGCGAGTACCTTGGACCTCATAACCACAGTCTCCCTTTCCAAACTTTCCCTTCAAAACTGGCCACTCACAAGGACACTTTCACGTGCCTATGACCTCCGTCGCCACCTACCTGGTGTATAAACACGCATTTAAAACTTCACAAGTGCTCAGGCTAGTTCCGAAAGGCATCAGCGGACCCCGTAAGGGACCGGTGTCCCGTTGGCGTATGGCAATTGCAGTGCTACCAGTAACCGAGGGCAAATGCCTGCAACTACAGGGGCTACCCGTAGCATGGCGAGTGCCAGTAATAATAGAATGCAATTCTGGGGGTTGCCAGTAACGAGGCTTCGATGGGACTATCATCGCGAAAAGATGGAGGCTGGGCTACGAAGCGACTTTCTGCGTTGTCAGCtctggcatcatcgacgGCGGCCAATACGGATACGGATTTTTATTTCGCCCGGAGGGAGATCCCTAGAGGGCTTGGTCGGGAAGCTATTTACGGTTCGATAAAGTTGGTACATAACACCTCAAGCCCCACGCTTTCTCTTACACTGATTGGTTCCGCCTCGTCGTTATCCTGTTCCTTGACAGGCCTGCTTGAAGGCCAATTCCTCAAGTGTTCAGCGTCCTATCCTCAGCAGCTGAAGCACGGTCCGCCAATGTCGAGGCTGTTTATTGTTAGTATGGTTGCATGTAGGTTCCCTAGTCCTATGGCCGCTGCTCTCGAGCGAGTCTTCCCGTTGCCATTGCGAATTTGATCACTGCCTTCACTGCTCGTGTGGCCGGCTTCCActtgtcatcatcagacgGTGCTTTCCCTCCCAAGAAATATGAGAGATTCCCTATCTTCCCCGATGAGCAATCGAGGAAGATCTCCCGTTGCGCTGTCCACCTTCTGCATCGAAACAGAAAGTGTTCCATTGTTTCAGGTGCTTTGCCACATTCGCATAAGTCTGATTCCACCACCCCGATTCTATGGAGGAAGCCATTCAGTCTTGCCATGCCGGTACGTAATTGCACCAGAATGTCCGattctcttctctccagcTGGTCGTACAATGCTCGTGTGTGCCTACCCGGAAGTGCAGCATCAACTCGTTTCGAGTACTTACCCACTCCCTCCGGGAGCTCTCCTAGTTGCTGTTGGGCCAGCTTTGGCCAGTCGTAGCTTTGTCGACTAGCTTGGTATGGTCGTTCATCTGGTGTCTCACCACACATTGCCGCTCTCTtcgctgctgccttggcgagCGCTTTTAGTGTAAAATCTTCGTTCTCCGCCGGCACCCACATGAGTGAAACAGAGCAGCCTCTCCTTTGAAGATACTGGGTACGTTCGTATATCTGGCGTATAGTGCACTGGCCGGATTGTTGCCGTGGTCGTCGGATAACTTGTAGTGCCGATCGGTTGCTTGTCATTAAAATCAGATCCCGACGATGGAGCCCTGCAGGCATGCATTTAAGCACCATCGCAATAGCTGCCAGTTCCGCCGTGTACGGATTCTGCTCATCCCGTGTTCCAACGGTGACGGAGTAGCTNNNNNNNNNNNNNNNNNNNNNNNNNNNNNNNNNNNNNNNNNNNNNNNNNNNNNNNNNNNNNNNNNNNNNNNNNNNNNNNNNNNNNNNNNNNNNNNNNNNNAAAGAGTTGTCTAGCCGTTCGAGGTGAAagcatcttcaatcttctcagACCCATGGCAGCCGTGAGGCCTTTGGCAGCTGCTCTAGTCATGTGTTCTTTGTACCGCAGGTTTGCGTCCATTATTACCCCCAAGATCTTTACACTATTTTGTGGGTTTacttcctttcctttgatCAGATATGGTTCGTCACTGGACCGAGCAGCAGTCCTTGTGAAATGAATTACTGCCGTCTTGtctgcttcaaatgttgcgcCGCTGCATGCCTCCCATTTGAGGGCATCACCAATGACTGATTGAATGCCAACCCGGTTATCCTCTGCCGTTGGCCCGGTCACCCAAGCCGTATAATCGTCCACAAAGGCGATCGAGCCACCATTAGCGTTGATTTTTCTTTGCACCAAGTCTGCGTTGAAGAACAGGAACAAGATCGGCGAAAGTGGTGATCCCTGAGGCAGACCGGACTGAGACAACTCTCTTCGTTCCGACGTGTGCCCATTTACTACCACGCAAGCTGTCCTGCCGGAACAGAAGGCGTCCGTCCATCTGACCAGACCGACTGGTATGCCTCTTGCCAAcatcctttgcagcagccgTTCTTTGCACACTCCGTTGTAAGCGCCTTTCACGTCAAAGCTTATGAGGCTGAGCACCTTGCCAGCCCTCCATGCCTTGTATATCTGTTCCTGCAGAAGCAAGAGCGCTTGCTCGGCTGACCGTCTTTTCCTCGCTCCGAAATGGTTCGCGGGCAAGAGTCCACAGGTCTCGACTGCGTAGGAGATCCGTTCTGCGATAACTGCTTCCATTATTTTGCCTAGTGTTGACAGGAGAGATATTGGTCGCCAGGCTTTCGCTACCGTGTAGTCTCCATTGTCTGACTTCTTGAGCGGGATGATCTTGGCACTCCTCCACTGATGCGGTACCACGCCGTCTCGGAGTGAACGGTCAAAAAGAGTCCAGACTCGATACTTCACCACCGGCCATAGGCGTTTCCACACCATGGCCGGCAAACCATCCTCTCCTGGAGCCTTCCAAGGTTTTGCCGCCATTATCTTTTCCTCGATTTCATCCAGCGTGAGGTCCGGCATTGACAGGGCGTCGCGTTGCGGTCGTCGatcttctgcatcaatccGTGCTGGCAGTGGCGGGAAAAAGGTTTCAAGCAGCTCCTGGGCCTGTTCTGTATTTTCTTTAGCTATCGATCCGTCTTCCTTCCTCAACGGTGGCACCTTGTCCTCCATGGTGTCCTTGCCTGCTTGGAGGTACCTGGCCGCCTTCCAAATAttggcatcttctgccaGGAATCCCTCCCAGTGAGCTTTCTTCTGTTTCCGAATCCCATCGTGGTATTCTTTGGATGCGTCTTTAGCTCGAACTTCCAGGTCGGGACTTGCCCTACCTGTTCGCCGTTGTGTTCTTGCTTGGTTTCGCCAGAACGTGTAAATCTGACGAAGGCGTGTTAAGTCCTTTGTCCACCAGCGTTAGTTGAATCCCATGATCACGTATATCTGCCTGTAGGCAGGAGCGCCACTGGGAGActgcctgccaggcaggcagtCAGTAGCGCCGTATGGCATTAGGCAGATGGAGGGGATATCACAACTATAAGTAGTTGTGTTCCCCTCATAGATAGAGAATAGAAACACACTTGTTCTTAGCTCAGAGCTTCCAACTGCGTTTTGCATAAGGTGGTGGTTGCACTCGAGGTGTTAATTCGTGGGTTGCCTCTAGCATAACTTCCATCAACTGGTCGGTCTGCGTCTGCACGTCGACCGTCCAGGGTAGTGGTCGAAGATTGTCCTCCACCCTGGCCGATATCATTGTCCACGGAGCATTCTTCAATAAGAGTCTATGCGTCACTGTCCTCTCGGGCATCGCTATGTCGAACGCAGTCCGAATTGCTCTGTGGTCGGATCCGTGCTCGGTTGGGTGGATGCCACACTCCaccatctcctccgccagctcTGACGTCGCAAGAACTAGATCGATAGTGGTTTCTGCATCACGGCCCTGCCACGTCTTTGTGCCCCTTGGCAGTAGACTACAGAGGCCATGCTCGTTCATCAGATCAATAATAGGCTCCGCCTCACCCTGTCTTTTGGCTGACACGTCATCTCCTCCCCACAGAAGATCATGACGATTGAAGTCTCCCGCTAACACCACATCCGTACGTCGACCTGTCCCGTTTCGAAATTGCTGAATCAAGCCATGCAATTGTCCCGTTGCCGATTTCAGGGCTCGCTCATCTCTCCCCTCCACGTACACCGATACCACCAAGACTTCTCGCCCCTCCAATCGCAGCACCGCCGCTGTAAGATCGGCCGACGGTACAGGCATCTGATCCACCTCGATATCTCTTCGTACCCAAAGCATGCTCCGAATTGGCCACTTCGTATCCTCCGTGTGTGTAGGTATTATCCTTGTCCAGTTGCTATGCCCCAATGGGACTGTAAAAAACTTTACCGTCTATTGTCCTTGCGTACGGTTCTGATACCGCAAGCACTGCGTACTCCTTTAGGTCTGGGTCGTTCATCAAGCTAAGCTGTACGGGTTCTTGCTTTCTCACATTGAGCTTAGCATACGAAGGGCCCTATTCATTGCTTCGCGTGTTCCTCACACGGCAATTCCAGCTGAACGATTCGTGTGGTCCGCCACACAGAACGCACTTTGGTTCCACCGCATGGCACTCTTTATGGTGATGACCGGGTCTCGCGCACCTTCCGCAGACCTCAGGTTTCTTGCATGTGAACCTCTTGTGGCCAATCTCCTGGCACTTGTAGCATTGCACCGGTCCTATCCTTGGTTCAAAGACGTTGGTCTTGGCCGACTCCCCGGCTAGGTCGAAGTAGTGGTTATCAAGCAGCCTCCTCGCATCGCCCCCTTTGGTCACGTACACTACCATTGACCCGTACGCTTTACCAGCTTCTCTCTTGCTtagccatgatatctttgCTATGTTCACGTTGTTCTCGGCACCAAGCGCTTCGGCAGCGCCTGGTAGGATGTTACCCTCTTCGTCCACGACCGCAGTTCGGTTGGCGTTGTCGACTTTAACCGGGTAGAGTTGATCTCGCAAGACACGAGCTCCTGGCACGACGGTTTTCTCTGCAACCTCCTTAACCAGTTGCAGCTCGGCTTCATTTCGACAGATGACCTTGATGCGGTCCTGGTTCCTCGCGTCTTTAACCGCTGCAGCACATCTCCACGTCTCGTAACCCTCCTTCGCCCTCACTTCGCCCTCAATCGTCTGCCTAATCGTACCAACTTGGGCCTTATGCTTGTCCTGTTCCGTAACTCTAGAAACGTCTATTGTGCAGTGCAGAGTGTCCGTGAATGATGAGGGTGTTGTTTGCATTGATGACAGAGACCGTATATTTGTTGGTTGGCTCAGTGGCGGTGTTCGCGCGATCTCTGCGTACGTTGCTTGCGGGCTGCTTTGCGCCGAGGTCGCAGCAGTTTTCATAGTCTCTAACTGCTCTCGAACTTGCTTTAGTTCTTCTCTGGTGTTATGGAGTTCATTTCGCGATTCCTTGGTCTCGCGGCTATAGTCTTCCTTCAGTTCTCTCACTTGTGCCTGGAGCTCCCGAATCAAGTCTTCCTGTTAGAAGATACAAGCGACAAGGAATACAATCATCAGTTTTCGGCTTCAGTAATCGACCACAACCCCCCCCCTAGTGAGTTAAGTGGGGCATCGTGAATCTAACACCCGGCCACAACCCAAGATGCACGCCACTGACGCCACCCAGTCTGCATCCCTCCATGAGGGATCACAACCAGCAGCCCAGAAGGATCTACAAATGCTTGGATTTTATACGCACGTGGTGAAAATCTTAACGCCACCTGAGGCACAGCACACGTCCTATCCCTATCTGCAATCCCCACTTCCTCCCACACTACTGCTGCACGCCCAACGAGTTCTCGTAATAAAGTGGGTCCTGCCACGAGTAAATACCTTGATGGCCTCCATAAGTCCATTGTGGAGATGCACTTGATTTCAGCTTTCTCCTGGCAGACCCATGCACATCAAGTTTAAGCCTAAAGCCTGTTGGAGGCCTTGAGATACGATGGCACAGCCACTATTCTTCCCACCCAACAAGAGGGAAGAGTGAGGCAACGGGCGATCCATGAGGCGGTGCATGGGAAACGACACACACGGCCAGAAGTCAAGACTGATCGTCTCAACATGCGGAGTTAATACCCACGAGCCTAATAAGTAGGTGGTCTGGTTTACGAGAGCCCAATGTATGATGGCCACAGTTCTCTACGGCGCTTTTAAATATATGGCAGCAAGACTGTGGCACGCTTGAAGTCATCCTTTGCAGTTCGAATCTAACAGAAGCATTTTCTAGTGTTAGCACTTCCGTGTTGACATTCTGTACTCCACCAAAACAAGAGAATCTAAAACTGGATCACCGCTATATACTGACTATTTGTGTCTGGTAACTAGCAGCTGCACCGGATTAATTTTGTTGTCAGTGAACAGATTATCGCC harbors:
- a CDS encoding endonuclease/exonuclease/phosphatase (similar to Metarhizium robertsii ARSEF 23 XP_007826688.1) produces the protein MVLKCMPAGLHRRDLILMTSNRSALQVIRRPRQQSGQCTIRQIYERTQYLQRRGCSVSLMWVPAENEDFTLKALAKAAAKRAAMCGETPDERPYQASRQSYDWPKLAQQQLGELPEGVGKYSKRVDAALPGRHTRALYDQLERRESDILVQLRTGMARLNGFLHRIGVVESDLCECGKAPETMEHFLFRCRRWTAQREIFLDCSSGKIGNLSYFLGGKAPSDDDKWKPATRAVKAVIKFAMATGRLAREQRP
- a CDS encoding reverse transcriptase (similar to Talaromyces marneffei ATCC 18224 XP_002149557.1); translation: MKTAATSAQSSPQATYAEIARTPPLSQPTNIRSLSSMQTTPSSFTDTLHCTIDVSRVTEQDKHKAQVGTIRQTIEGEVRAKEGYETWRCAAAVKDARNQDRIKVICRNEAELQLVKEVAEKTVVPGARVLRDQLYPVKVDNANRTAVVDEEGNILPGAAEALGAENNVNIAKISWLSKREAGKAYGSMVVYVTKGGDARRLLDNHYFDLAGESAKTNVFEPRIGPVQCYKCQEIGHKRFTCKKPEVCGRCARPGHHHKECHAVEPKCVLCGGPHESFSWNCRVRNTRSNE